GCTTCGCGGCCGTAGCTCCGGCCGGCGGAATCCCACTGGAATCCGCGCTGAAACGGGCCGAGGCCAAGCCGGCGGATGACCTCGTCCAGCATTGCGGCTTCGGCCTGGCTGATGGCGCCGTCGGCACGCGCGACGCGGGCAAGCATCTCGACGACGATGATGCGTTCCTGAAGCGCGTACTCGGCCGTGAGCCGCTGACACAGCTCGGCGATCGAAACCTGCGACCCGCGCGCCTGCTGGATGAGCTCTTTCACCCACAGCAGCTTCTCGTCGCTGTAGCCGAGCTCGTGCTGGAAAAAATGCCGGATGGCGGTGACCTCGCGGCGGTCGAGGCTGCCGTCGGCTTCGGCCAGCCGCACCAGCAGCGCGACGAGGATCTCGACGAACCGGTCGTGGCGTTCGCGCGCGAGAGGCAGCGCGCGCCGGCGCAGCCACCACGTGCCGATGGTTCCCGCCAGCAGCGTGGCCGCAAACAGGAAAAGGGCGACGCGCAGAAGTCCCGCGAACAGCGGCGTTCCGCCGAACAGCGCCAGCAGCAGCAGGAAGATGAGGCATCCCGAATTTGGGAATTGGATCACGCGAGCGCGCACTCGAGGGGAGGAGATGGTCGGGGTGAGAGGATTTGAACCTCCGGCTCCTGCGTCCCGAACGCAGTGCTCTACCAGGCTGAGCTACACCCCGCAGCCTCGCAGCCGAGC
This Candidatus Limnocylindrales bacterium DNA region includes the following protein-coding sequences:
- a CDS encoding TerB family tellurite resistance protein gives rise to the protein MIQFPNSGCLIFLLLLALFGGTPLFAGLLRVALFLFAATLLAGTIGTWWLRRRALPLARERHDRFVEILVALLVRLAEADGSLDRREVTAIRHFFQHELGYSDEKLLWVKELIQQARGSQVSIAELCQRLTAEYALQERIIVVEMLARVARADGAISQAEAAMLDEVIRRLGLGPFQRGFQWDSAGRSYGREA